Proteins co-encoded in one Gossypium arboreum isolate Shixiya-1 chromosome 11, ASM2569848v2, whole genome shotgun sequence genomic window:
- the LOC108483949 gene encoding oxygen-evolving enhancer protein 1, chloroplastic — MAVSLQAAATLMQPIKVAAPSRTNVPLRSSQSVSKAFGLEPVGARLTCSLQTDLKDLALKCVDATKLAGFALATSALVVSGASAEGVPKRLTYDEIQSKTYMEVKGTGTANQCPTIDGGVDSFAFKPGKYYAKKFCLEPTSFTVKAEGVNKNAPPEFQNTKLMTRLTYTLDEIEGPFEVSTDGTVKFEEKDGIDYAAVTVQLPGGERVPFLFTIKQLVASGKPDSFGGDFLVPSYRGSSFLDPKGRGGSTGYDNAVALPAGGRGDEEELAKENNKSAASSSGKITLSVTKSKPETGEVIGVFESLQPSDTDLGAKTPKDVKITGVWYAQLDS, encoded by the exons ATGGCGGTCTCACTTCAAGCTGCAGCTACCCTGATGCAACCAATCAAGGTTGCTGCACCATCAAGGACCAATGTGCCGCTCAGGTCCTCCCAGAGCGTTTCTAAGGCCTTCGGTTTGGAGCCTGTTGGTGCTAGGCTTACCTGCTCTTTGCAAACTGACCTCAAGGACTTGGCTCTGAAGTGTGTTGATGCTACCAAGCTCGCTGGTTTCGCTCTTGCTACATCTGCTCTTGTTGTCTCG GGAGCAAGCGCTGAAGGAGTTCCAAAGCGGCTAACCTACGATGAAATCCAAAGCAAGACATACATGGAAGTCAAAGGAACAGGAACTGCTAACCAGTGCCCAACCATCGATGGTGGTGTCGACTCTTTTGCCTTCAAGCCTGGCAAATACTACGCCAAGAAGTTCTGCTTGGAGCCCACTTCCTTCACTGTCAAGGCTGAGGGGGTTAACAAGAATGCCCCTCCTGAGTTCCAAAACACCAAGCTCATGACCCGTTTAACCTACACCCTTGACGAAATCGAGGGCCCTTTCGAGGTATCTACCGATGGCACCGTCAAATTCGAGGAGAAAGATGGGATTGATTATGCTGCCGTCACAGTTCAGCTTCCTGGTGGTGAGCGTGTGCCTTTCCTGTTCACCATCAAGCAATTGGTTGCATCAGGCAAACCTGATAGCTTTGGAGGAGACTTCCTTGTACCATCCTACCGTGGCTCATCTTTCTTGGACCCAAAGGGAAGGGGTGGCTCAACCGGTTACGATAATGCAGTGGCCTTGCCTGCTGGAGGAAGAGGGGATGAGGAAGAGCTAGCCAAGGAGAACAACAAGAGTGCTGCATCTTCATCAGGGAAAATCACCTTGAGCGTCACAAAGAGCAAGCCGGAGACCGGTGAAGTTATCGGTGTGTTCGAGAGCCTTCAGCCATCTGACACTGACTTGGGTGCCAAGACTCCAAAGGATGTCAAGATCACTGGTGTCTGGTATGCTCAGCTTGATTCATAA